A window of the Lactobacillus amylovorus DSM 20531 genome harbors these coding sequences:
- a CDS encoding ABC transporter permease: MRNRHLIARVYLSLTLVLLYVPIFYLIYFSFSSGKNMNKFEHFTFVHYQTLFQDNRLLAIFLETILLALLSSLIATIIGTFGAIAINGMRKEAHIKTTLALNNVLMVSPDVIIGASFLIFFTALGIGLNFGSVLLSHIAFSIPIVVLMVLPRLNEMDTSLIDAARDLGANSWQVFSNVLIPAIMPGIFSGMFMALTYSLDDFAVTFFVTGNGFSTLSVEIYSRARQGIDLEINALSTVMFLFVLLLVGSYYFITTKKSRRKNHRVIGGLVK; this comes from the coding sequence ATGAGAAACAGACATTTAATTGCTAGAGTCTACCTATCTTTGACACTAGTTTTGCTCTATGTTCCTATCTTTTATTTGATCTACTTTTCTTTTTCTAGTGGAAAGAACATGAATAAATTTGAGCATTTTACTTTTGTTCATTATCAAACGCTTTTTCAAGATAATCGTTTGTTGGCTATCTTTTTGGAAACAATTTTGTTAGCACTTCTTTCTAGTTTAATTGCAACGATCATTGGTACTTTTGGTGCAATTGCGATTAATGGTATGAGAAAAGAAGCACACATAAAGACCACTTTAGCATTAAATAATGTGTTGATGGTATCGCCAGATGTAATTATTGGTGCCAGCTTTTTGATCTTCTTCACTGCACTGGGTATTGGCTTAAACTTTGGCTCAGTTTTGCTCAGTCACATTGCGTTTTCAATTCCAATTGTAGTGTTGATGGTTCTGCCGCGACTTAATGAAATGGATACCTCTTTAATTGATGCGGCACGAGATTTAGGTGCCAACTCCTGGCAGGTATTTAGCAACGTGCTCATTCCGGCAATTATGCCAGGAATTTTTTCAGGCATGTTCATGGCATTGACATATTCGCTAGACGACTTTGCGGTAACGTTCTTTGTTACTGGTAACGGCTTTTCAACTTTGTCTGTAGAAATTTATTCAAGAGCGCGCCAAGGGATCGATCTAGAAATCAATGCTTTAAGTACAGTGATGTTTTTATTCGTATTACTTTTGGTAGGAAGTTATTACTTTATCACCACTAAAAAGAGCAGACGCAAGAATCATAGAGTGATAGGAGGATTGGTCAAATGA
- a CDS encoding ABC transporter substrate-binding protein, whose translation MKKIFIAIISILLVCLGLAGLAHHLEKPAAGGKGQSLIIYNWGDYLDPKLIKKFEKQSGYHVVYETFDSNEAMYTKIKQGGTAYDLTIPSEYMVTKMRKAHLLDRLDKQKIPNMKYIGKNFLHKSFDAENDYSVPYFWGTLGIVYNDKFVKKGAIKTWNDLWSKKYRHQILLVDSARDAMGMSLVSLGYSMNTTSSMKLNLAQTKLDGLGPNIKAIISDEMRMYMIQNEAAIGVTWSGEAHEMMESNHHLHYVVPKEGSNLWFDNFVVPKTAKNKKAAYEFINFMLEPKNAAQNAKYVGYATPNVAAQKLLPKYIREDRQFYPDQTTLRHLQVFKDLGPKKMQEYNDLFLEFKMYAR comes from the coding sequence ATGAAAAAGATTTTCATTGCAATCATTTCAATTCTCTTAGTTTGCTTAGGTCTTGCTGGTCTGGCTCATCACTTAGAAAAACCGGCTGCCGGAGGAAAAGGCCAAAGCTTAATCATTTATAATTGGGGTGATTATCTAGACCCTAAGCTGATCAAGAAATTTGAGAAGCAATCTGGTTATCATGTGGTTTATGAAACATTTGATTCTAACGAAGCGATGTACACTAAGATTAAACAAGGTGGTACCGCATACGATTTGACCATTCCATCTGAATATATGGTTACCAAGATGCGTAAAGCTCACTTGCTTGATCGATTAGATAAGCAAAAAATTCCTAATATGAAATATATTGGCAAAAACTTTTTGCATAAATCATTTGATGCAGAAAATGACTATTCAGTACCATATTTCTGGGGTACTTTAGGGATCGTCTACAATGATAAATTTGTCAAAAAAGGTGCAATTAAAACTTGGAATGATCTTTGGTCAAAGAAATATCGTCATCAGATCTTGCTAGTTGATTCAGCTAGGGATGCAATGGGTATGTCACTAGTATCATTAGGCTATTCAATGAATACGACTAGCAGCATGAAACTGAATTTAGCCCAAACTAAATTGGACGGATTAGGTCCTAATATTAAGGCGATTATTTCGGATGAAATGCGAATGTACATGATCCAAAATGAGGCTGCAATTGGTGTTACCTGGTCAGGGGAAGCGCACGAAATGATGGAAAGCAATCACCATTTGCATTATGTAGTGCCAAAAGAGGGATCAAATTTGTGGTTTGATAACTTCGTTGTTCCTAAAACGGCTAAAAATAAAAAGGCCGCTTATGAGTTTATTAACTTCATGCTAGAGCCAAAGAATGCAGCACAAAATGCCAAGTATGTTGGCTATGCCACTCCAAACGTAGCTGCTCAAAAATTGTTGCCTAAGTATATTAGAGAAGATCGTCAATTTTACCCTGATCAAACTACGTTGCGTCACTTGCAAGTCTTTAAAGATTTAGGTCCAAAAAAGATGCAAGAATATAATGATCTATTTTTAGAATTTAAAATGTATGCACGATAA
- the cdaA gene encoding diadenylate cyclase CdaA → MHFDVSNLFTWNNLSIALDVLIIWYLVYCLFMMIRGTKAVQLAKGIVFIFIVRIVAGLLQLHAVTYIVDQIVSWAVIGIIVIFQPEIRRGLERLGRTPIFNGRGESPHDQSVRMVKELDKAIHYMSKRRIGALITIQQDTGLDDYIETGIKLDADITGELLINIFIPNTPLHDGAVIINNNRIAVAAAYLPLSDNNMIPKRLGTRHRAAVGISEVTDAVTIVVSEETGGVTITKNGRFLLDLSRDEYLKYLNAQLVPKEEKKIPWYKRVINKVWKWGADR, encoded by the coding sequence ATGCATTTTGATGTTTCTAATCTATTTACATGGAACAACCTGTCGATAGCGTTAGATGTATTAATCATTTGGTATTTGGTATACTGCTTGTTTATGATGATTCGCGGTACCAAGGCAGTGCAACTAGCTAAAGGTATTGTTTTCATTTTCATCGTTAGAATTGTAGCAGGATTACTCCAGCTGCATGCCGTAACCTATATCGTCGATCAGATTGTTTCGTGGGCGGTAATCGGAATTATTGTCATCTTCCAGCCTGAAATTCGTAGAGGGCTGGAGCGTTTAGGTCGAACTCCAATTTTTAATGGACGAGGCGAAAGTCCACATGATCAATCAGTAAGAATGGTCAAAGAATTGGATAAAGCCATTCACTATATGTCCAAAAGAAGAATTGGTGCTTTGATCACAATTCAACAGGACACGGGATTGGATGATTATATTGAAACCGGGATTAAGCTGGATGCAGATATTACGGGAGAATTACTAATCAATATTTTCATTCCAAATACTCCTCTGCATGATGGTGCGGTAATTATCAACAATAATCGCATCGCCGTAGCTGCTGCCTATTTGCCTTTGTCCGACAACAATATGATTCCTAAGCGATTGGGAACAAGACACAGGGCTGCCGTCGGGATTTCAGAAGTAACGGACGCTGTTACTATCGTTGTTTCTGAAGAAACTGGTGGCGTAACTATTACTAAGAATGGTCGTTTTCTTTTAGACCTTTCACGAGATGAATATTTGAAGTACCTCAATGCGCAATTGGTTCCTAAGGAAGAAAAGAAGATTCCTTGGTACAAGCGTGTAATTAACAAAGTTTGGAAATGGGGTGCAGACCGATGA
- a CDS encoding YbbR-like domain-containing protein, whose translation MKDFWNKRWFIKVVSLLLAILLVIYIDSTQTGFVTQGEPRKTRETANETQTISVPLQVSIDTDKYYVVGYPEKVKITLEGSNALVTSTVNTQSFRAYIDLTHRKIGKQIVKVQVTGLNSQLSYTINPATVNVDIERRKSRTMPVQIEYNKNAVANGYNIGKPTVDPQKVEVTGAKGEVNQIDQIVAKLPLPNGINHTYERQVILVAEDSKGRQLNAVITPSTATAKLPVSLSKKTVKLNLRPKNEKNNKVYSVTAKRDKVTLYGQKSVLAKINQLNVDVDLKGIDSPTVRNYSLVLPKGVARADPAEVQISIKVKNSSN comes from the coding sequence ATGAAAGATTTTTGGAATAAACGTTGGTTTATTAAAGTGGTCTCACTACTATTGGCAATTTTATTGGTAATTTATATTGACTCAACGCAAACTGGTTTTGTAACGCAAGGCGAACCGAGAAAAACAAGGGAAACAGCCAATGAAACTCAAACAATCAGTGTACCTTTGCAAGTTTCAATTGATACAGACAAGTATTATGTTGTTGGCTATCCAGAAAAAGTGAAGATCACTTTGGAAGGATCTAATGCATTAGTTACTTCAACGGTTAACACGCAGAGTTTCAGAGCCTACATCGATTTGACTCATAGAAAAATAGGCAAGCAGATCGTTAAGGTGCAAGTTACTGGACTTAATAGTCAATTATCATATACGATTAATCCGGCAACGGTTAATGTGGATATTGAACGAAGAAAATCCCGTACCATGCCAGTTCAAATAGAGTATAATAAAAATGCTGTTGCAAATGGATATAATATTGGCAAGCCCACAGTTGATCCACAAAAAGTGGAGGTAACCGGTGCTAAGGGCGAAGTAAACCAAATTGATCAAATTGTTGCTAAGCTTCCGCTTCCTAATGGCATTAATCACACTTATGAAAGACAAGTGATTTTGGTTGCTGAAGATAGTAAGGGAAGACAATTAAATGCGGTCATTACTCCTTCGACTGCAACTGCCAAACTTCCTGTTTCACTATCTAAGAAAACTGTTAAATTGAATCTAAGACCTAAGAATGAAAAGAATAATAAGGTCTATTCCGTAACGGCTAAAAGAGATAAGGTAACTTTATATGGGCAAAAATCCGTTTTAGCGAAAATCAATCAGCTAAATGTGGACGTCGATTTAAAGGGTATTGATTCGCCAACTGTAAGAAATTATTCTTTGGTATTGCCTAAGGGAGTTGCAAGAGCTGATCCTGCGGAAGTACAAATATCCATTAAGGTTAAAAACTCAAGCAATTAA
- the glmM gene encoding phosphoglucosamine mutase: MLKYFGTDGVRGVANQGLTPEMAFKLGRDGGYVLTKNKKDGEQAKVLVSRDTRISGQMLEYALISGLLSVGIEVLEVGVITTPGLSYLVRAQGADAGVQISASHNPVEDNGIKFFGSDGLKLSDEMEGEIEKLIDAKEDKLPRPSAEGLGTVTDFHEGSAKYLQFIENTIPEDLGGIKVVIDGANGASSALISRLFADCGVDFTTIYTHPNGLNINDHCGATHTENLQKEVVKQGAQLGLAFDGDADRCIAVDENGNEVDGDHIMYVIGSYLAEHGRLKKDTIVTTVMSNLGFTKALEKEGLKNVRTQVGDRYVSEEMRAHGYNLGGEQSGHVIMSDYHNTGDGMLTGLHLMLVMKKTGKSLSELLKDFKDYPQCLVNVPVADKKNWKKHQPILDVIAEVEKDMGGNGRVLVRPSGTQALLRVMAEGPTQEETDEYVNRIVKVVEKEMGTK; this comes from the coding sequence ATGTTAAAATATTTTGGAACTGATGGTGTTCGTGGCGTAGCAAATCAAGGCTTGACTCCAGAAATGGCCTTTAAATTAGGTCGTGACGGTGGTTACGTTTTAACCAAGAACAAAAAAGATGGTGAACAAGCTAAGGTATTAGTTTCTCGCGATACTCGTATTTCTGGTCAAATGCTTGAATACGCACTTATTTCAGGTCTTCTTTCAGTAGGTATTGAAGTTCTTGAAGTTGGCGTAATTACCACTCCAGGTCTTTCATACTTGGTTCGTGCACAAGGTGCAGATGCTGGTGTGCAAATTTCTGCTTCTCACAACCCAGTTGAAGATAACGGTATTAAGTTCTTTGGTAGCGATGGTTTGAAGCTTTCAGATGAAATGGAAGGCGAAATAGAAAAATTAATCGATGCTAAAGAAGACAAACTTCCTCGTCCATCTGCTGAAGGTTTAGGTACTGTTACTGACTTCCACGAAGGTAGTGCTAAGTACTTACAATTTATTGAAAACACTATTCCAGAAGACTTAGGCGGCATTAAGGTTGTTATTGATGGTGCCAACGGTGCTTCAAGTGCTCTTATTTCAAGATTGTTTGCTGACTGTGGCGTTGACTTTACTACTATTTACACTCATCCAAATGGCCTGAACATTAACGACCACTGTGGTGCTACTCACACCGAAAACTTGCAAAAAGAAGTTGTTAAGCAAGGTGCACAACTTGGTTTAGCCTTTGACGGTGATGCCGACCGTTGTATTGCTGTCGACGAAAATGGTAACGAAGTTGATGGTGACCACATTATGTACGTAATCGGTTCATACTTAGCTGAACACGGTCGTCTTAAGAAGGATACTATCGTTACTACTGTAATGAGTAATCTTGGATTTACTAAGGCTCTTGAAAAGGAAGGGCTTAAGAATGTTCGTACCCAAGTTGGTGACCGTTACGTTTCAGAAGAAATGCGTGCACATGGTTACAACCTTGGTGGTGAACAATCAGGTCACGTTATTATGAGCGACTACCACAACACCGGTGATGGTATGCTTACTGGTCTTCACTTGATGCTAGTAATGAAGAAGACTGGCAAGTCATTGAGCGAACTTTTGAAAGACTTCAAGGACTACCCACAATGCTTAGTAAACGTTCCGGTTGCTGACAAGAAGAATTGGAAGAAGCACCAACCAATCCTTGATGTAATTGCTGAAGTAGAAAAAGACATGGGCGGCAATGGTCGTGTACTTGTTCGTCCTTCAGGTACTCAAGCTCTTCTTAGAGTTATGGCAGAAGGCCCAACTCAAGAAGAAACCGATGAATACGTAAACCGTATCGTTAAGGTTGTTGAAAAAGAAATGGGTACTAAATAA
- a CDS encoding Cof-type HAD-IIB family hydrolase, producing MAIKIIAVDLDGTLLSSGNLILPETERVLRVASENGIKVVLATGRPLSGTLPFTQQLGLSGDDQYAIVFNGAVVQSLSGRVLMSQELDYQDFNNMLRFQRLSHVDVHFETTKYFLTCDRDLSVQMQINAALTNNVLKVRERKEIPQDFTFNKVGFTSVEGSDQVDKLWNSLPSWAFDSYDIVRSFDSIIELNALGASKGNALMDLASRLKVNQKDVMVFGDQGNDLSMFENPNFMKIAMGNAISDIKEKADYVTDDNDHNGIAKAIKKFVL from the coding sequence ATGGCAATTAAAATAATCGCGGTTGATCTAGACGGAACTTTATTATCAAGTGGAAATCTTATTTTGCCTGAGACAGAAAGAGTTTTGCGAGTTGCCTCTGAAAATGGCATTAAAGTTGTCTTGGCCACTGGTAGACCTCTTTCAGGTACTTTGCCATTTACACAGCAATTAGGATTATCCGGTGATGATCAGTATGCCATCGTGTTTAACGGAGCAGTGGTTCAAAGTCTTTCCGGTCGTGTATTAATGAGTCAAGAACTTGACTATCAAGACTTTAATAATATGCTTCGTTTCCAACGTTTAAGTCATGTTGATGTACATTTTGAAACTACCAAGTATTTCTTAACCTGCGACCGTGATTTATCTGTCCAAATGCAAATCAATGCGGCTTTGACTAATAACGTACTTAAGGTTAGAGAGCGCAAAGAAATTCCACAAGATTTTACTTTCAATAAAGTGGGCTTCACTTCTGTTGAAGGTAGCGACCAAGTGGATAAATTATGGAACAGCTTGCCATCATGGGCATTTGATTCTTATGATATCGTACGTAGTTTTGATAGTATTATCGAATTAAATGCATTGGGTGCTTCCAAAGGTAATGCATTAATGGACCTAGCCTCACGTCTTAAAGTTAACCAAAAAGATGTCATGGTATTTGGCGATCAAGGCAACGATTTGTCGATGTTTGAAAATCCTAACTTCATGAAAATTGCGATGGGCAATGCAATTAGTGATATTAAAGAAAAAGCAGATT